The Streptomyces sp. ALI-76-A nucleotide sequence CAGCGCTCCGGAGCCGGTGCCGGGTGGGGGAGTTCGACGAGGGGCAGGCCTTGGCCAAGGGGGGCGCCGGACCGTACGACGCTCACCCGTACCCCCACCGCGACCGCGATCGGTGCCGTCCCGGTGACCTGGCAGAGCAGGTTGAAGCCCTCGTCCATCGCGACGAACCAGGTGTTGTGGGGAACATGGCCGTACCGACGCACGACGACCCCGGAGCCCTCGCTGCGCTCCCGTTTGAAGGCCGTGGACCCGCAGGCACGACAGAACGAACGGCGGTAGGCCGGGGTGCCGCACCAGAGGCAGCGTTGGAAGAGGAGTACGCGGCAGACCGCCGGTGCGTCCGGCGCGACGGCCACGCTCGTCGTCGCGGTCACGGCAGCGTCCTCGTGGTCGTCGGCGAGCTCGGTGGGTTCACGCGGGTCTGTCTGGAGCATCACGGCCTCCTGCACGCAGTTCGGTGACCGGAAAACGGGTGGTCGGGATCCGATGTGGCTCCCCACCCTGGCCCCGTCGCGGATCGCCGGTCAACGACGTACTGACGCATCTTTGTGCGCGGAATACGCTCCATCGGCTGAGGTCAGAGCGGGTTTTCCCGCGCTAATCTCCCTTTGGAGCGCTGCTGCGCGCGGGTCTGTCGATGCGCTGGGCGACTTCGCTGCTCTCGGCCTCCCACCACGGACGCACCGGGCCGGCCCCCTGCACGGGCCCCGTCGTCGACGCTCCACCAGCGGACCGGTATCCCGACCCCGGCGGCGGCGGCGGTCGGGCTCTTGAATTCCGGCGCCTCACCCCGGGTCGCGCCCACCAGCTCAATCAAGACCAAGATCCGGACCGTTGACGGGCCAACACTCCTCCCATAACGGACCAGACCGTCGTTTCTCCTGGTCACGGCGCCATAGGTGATGTGCCACCAGCACACGAAGAACCTCTGGGCCGACGGAGAACTCGCGACCCGGCAGACGGTAACCACTCGATCTTGAATTCAACGGTAGACGAAGGCAGCGGACAGAGAGTGATCTGACCTGGCCAGAAGGCAACCGGCTGGGGCCACCCTCGCCACGGAGTCAGAGTCGACGGCGATTCAAGCCCTCGCGGCAACTGCCGCGTGACGGCTCAGCGGCCATCTCGATCCCTTGAGATTTTGGTGCCAACCATCCCCGGTATGTGACAACTCGCGTCGGTGGTCACACCGGCTCACCGGCGCACCCGCGGCATCCCCAGCCCGATCCACGAGATGATCTCCCGCTGGATCTCGTTGTTGCCGCCGCCGAAGGTGAAGATCACCGCCGAGCGGTAGCCGCGTTCCAGCTCGCCGTGCAGCACCGCCCCCGCCGAGCCCTCCTTCAGCGCGCCCGCGGCGCCGACGATCTCCATCAGCCAGGCGAAGGCGTCCCGGCGGGCCTCGGAGCCGTACACCTTGACCGCGGAGGCGTCCTGCGGGGTGAGGGTGCCGTTCTCGACGGCGTTCACCATCTGCCAGTTGAGGAGCTTGAGGGCGTCCAGCCGGGTGTGGGTGCGGGCGAGCAGGCGTCGCACCCAGGAGAGGTCGACGACGCGACGGCCGTCGGCGAGCTTGGTCTCCATGGCCCACCGCTGCACGTCGTGCAGGGCGCGGATGGCCATGGTGCCGTGAGCGGCGAGGGTGACGCGTTCGTGGTTGAGCTGGTTGGTGATCAGCCGCCAGCCCTGGTTCTCCTCGCCGACGCGGTGGGAGACGGGGACGCGGACGTTCTCGTAGTAGCTGGCCGTGGTGTCGTGCGAGGCGAGGGTGTTGATGACCGTGCAGGAGTAGCCGGGGTCGGTGGTCGGCATCAGGAGCATGGTGATGCCCTTGTGCGGCGGGGCGCCGGGATCGGTGCGGACCGCGAGCCACACCCAGTCGGCGGTGTCGCCGTTGGTGGTCCAGATCTTCTGGCCGTTGACGACGTACTCGTCCCCGTCGCGTACCGCGCGCGTCCTCAGGGACGCCAGGTCGGTGCCGGCGTCGGGCTCGCTGTAGCCGATCGCGAAGTCGATCTCGCCGGAGAGGATCCTGGGCAGGAAGGACGCCTTCTGCTCCTCCGTGCCGTACCGCATGATCGTCGGACCGACGGTGTTCAGCGCCATCAGCGGCAGTGGGACGCCCGCCTGGGCGGCCTCGTCGAAGAAGATGAACTGCTCCATCGCCGACAGACCCCGGCCGCCGTACTCCTTCGGCCAGCCGACGCCGAGCCAGCCGTCCTCGCCGAGCCGGCGGACGGTGGCCCGGTAGAACCGCTTCTGGGCAGCCCGGTCGGTGAAGCGCGCGTGGGCGTTGTCCGGAACCAACGCGGCGAAATAGGCACGCAGTTCGGTGCGCAGCCGCTGTTGCTCGGGCGTGTGATCGAGATGCACGGCGCCTCCAGGCTCCCAGGCCGGTCCTGATGGCGCACACCGTAGAACGTGTTTCAGAAATTGGGAATGCCGAGGCGCCGAATGCAGAGGCACCCACGGGCCTGGGCCGGACCCCGGCGGGCGGGGCCCGGCTGTCAGACGAGCGTGGCCATGAAGTCGGAGCACGCCTGGGCGCACTCCCGGCACGCCTTGGCGCTGTCCTCGGCGCCCGGGTACTGGTCGAAGACGTGCGCGGACTCCAGGCACACCGACCGGCACCACTCCAGTTGCACGCGGATGCCCTCCTCGTCGAGACGGTTCTGCTCGGACAGCACACGGCAGGTCGCGTCGCAGACCTCCGCGCACATGATGCCCTTGCGGCGTACGAGTTCCTGCTGCTCGGTTCCGTCCGGATCGACAAGGCTCGCCCGCAGAGCGCACGCCCGGGCGCACTCGGTGCACGCCTGGGCGCAGGCGAACCTGTCCTCCAGGAACTGGAAGAGCTCCTGCTGAGATGTCGTCGTGGTCACATCGGGCGGGTAGCCGTCGCCGATCGCGCCAAACCCGGTGTTTCCAAGGGTTGCGCCGACACCGGGGTCACCCTGGGGCGGTCCGCCCGGGCGAGCGGTTCACCTGCGGCGCCCGGGGTACTCGCGTTGCCATGAATAGCGCATGGATGGACATCGCCGCAGGCACCGGCGCCGGTGCCGGTGGGCTGATCGTGGCGGGTGTGGTGGTCGTGGCGGTGCTGATCGGCGCCTTCTTCCTGGGGGTGCGGGTCAAGAGGCGTGAGCCGCCCCGGCCGACGGCCGCGGAGCAGCCGCGTCCGCCGGAGGGCGGCCCGGTCCGCGAGGTACGCGAGCACCGGGAGGCGGACGAGATGCCGCAGACCGATCACCGGCTCACCCCGCACGAGCTGCACGAACACGGCAACGCCGGCACCCGGACCGGCGCTCCGGAGGAACGGCCTCGCTGGGACGAGGGCAGTAGCGGTTCCTTCGGCAGTGGTGGTCCGGGCGGCCGCTGACGCGCCAACCGGCCGGGCCCGTCACCGACGGCCCGTCGCACACCGCACGGCTGAACCGCCGAGCATGACCAGACCGCCACCGAGCACGAACAGGCTGTCGCACCGAGGGAAGTGAGATCCATGGCCGACTCCGGTCGCACCACACTGCCGCTGCCCGACTACGACCATCTTCCGATCGGCGGCCTGGAGAGTCGCATACGGTCGCTGACCGCCTCGGAGGTCGAGGAACTGCTCGCGTTCGAGCGGACGCATGCCGACCGGCTGCCGGTGACCGAGGTGCTGACGGCCCGGCTGGAGCAGCTGAAGGCGGGCGCCGAGCCGACGTCCGGCGACCCCGGCGCACTGCGTCCCGAGCAGGGCCAGGGCCAGAGCCAGGGCGGCTCGCCCGTCTCGCCGGCGACCTCTCCGCAGCCCTTCAGCCCACCGCCGCACGGCACCCCCGACCAGCCGGGCAAGCCGAAGGGTGACCGGACCACCTGACGGCTCGCGGTACCGGCACGCCGGCACATCGGCCCGCCGGGCCGTGAACGCTCCGAAGCCACGAGGGCCCGGGCTGCTGCCCGGGCCCTCGTCGTGACGTGCCGGAGTCACCGCCCGCGGGCCACCGCGCCGGCGTCAGGTGGCCGCCTGGTCGCTGTCCCGGTGTGCGCCCCAGCCGTGCCACCGGTCGATCTCGATCCACGCGCTGACCCGGGCCCGTGCCCGCTCCGGGTACGGTCGGCCGGTGTAGTGCCCGGAGATGCGGTCGATGTCGGCCAGGCCCTCGTCGTCGTGCAGCTCGACGACGCGTCCGATGAGGGTGACGTGCGTGTACCAGTCGTCCCCGTCGAGGACGGTGAGCGTCACCCGCGGGTCGCGGCGCAGGTGCCTCAGCCGCACCCGGCCCTCGTCCAGGTTGACCAGCACGCGGCCGTCGTCCCACAGGTACCAGGTGGCGGCGGAGACGGGCGTGCCGTCCGACCGCAGGGTGGCCATCACGCAGGGGTTGGGGCGGCGCAGCAGTTCCACGGCCTCGTCGGGCAGCGGCGGCTTGGACATGCGGGGTTCCTCCGAATCGTGGGGGATCGGGCGGACGCGCGGCTCTCCGGAAGCGGACGTCCGGCGGAGCCGGCGGAGCCGGCGGCGGTCAGGTTCTCGTCGGCGCGCGCCGGCGCGACGGCCCACTCCGGCCGCTCGTCACGCACGACGCTCACATCGGCCCGGACACCGTACCGACCACCCGCCTCAACCATAGGGCGCACGTCGCCGGCCCGGGTGGCCACCGCGAGCCCCACCCGGGTTCTCCGTCCGCGCGGCGAGGTGCGTCGATTCCCTGCGCTCCTCGCCAGAATCGCTGGTCGGGCCGAACGGTTCTACCGTGGGAACAGGCAGCGGAACCCGGGAGCGCGTCATGGTCATCGTCGGACTCATCATCCTTGTCGCCGCAGTCGTCATCGGCACCGCGGGCGTGCTGTCCAATGAGGGCGGAGCCCATGAACTCACCGGTGAGTTCTCGGTCTTCGGCTACGACGTCACCGGCTCCACCGGCACGCTGTTCCTCTACGGCATGGCCGTCGGCGCCGTGGGGCTGCTCGGGCTGGGCCTTCTGCTGGCCGGCGCACGCCGCACCGCTCGTCGCGGCCGTACGGCACGTCGCGGGTTCGTCCAGCCCCGGCGCGGGACCGCCGCGGCCGAGCGGGAACGCGGTGCGCCGCCCGACGAGCACGGCACCGCCGACGCGCGGGCGCCGCAGGCGCCGAGCCGGGACGACGACCCCGCGTACGCCGCCGACCGCCCCCACCACAAGCAGCACTGGTTCCACCGCCGGCCCACCCCCCACTGACACTCCCGCCGGGCCCGCAGGACCGACCACGAGCCACCGGTCGCGGCGGTGCGGCAGTCGCCGGGCCGCCCGTCCCGTCGGCCGCGTTCCTGGTCACGGCGGCCGTGGCGCTGGTGACGCCGGCCTTCCGGCCCCCCGCCGGGCGACGGACGGCAGCCATGGCGGGTCACGACGGCACCGCGTCGCGCCGGGCCGGGGCGGAACGCTCGGTCGCCGACGGCCGCGGACCGGGACCGCGGTGACCCTGCGCCGTCATCGGCCGGCGAGGAAGGCCGGACCCTGCGACGACCCCCGAGATCGGGAAGTGATCGCATCCGATCCCACCAGCGAGCACACTGGTCAGAGGTCGATGTACCAGGCTCACCAGGAGGTACCCATGAGGATGCTCATCAACGTCCCCGAGACCGTGGTCGCCGACGCGCTGCGCGGTGTGGCCGCGGCCCATCCCGAGTTGACCGTCGACGTGGAGAACCGGGTGATCGTACGGCGGGACGCTCCCGTGGCCGGGAAGGTCGGCCTGATCTCCGGTGGCGGATCGGGGCACGAGCCGCTGCACGGTGGGTTCGTGGGGCCCGGAATGCTCTCGGCGGCCTGCCCGGGCGAGGTGTTCACGTCGCCGGTGCCGGACCAGATGGTGCGGGCGGCGGCGGCCGTGGACAGCGGGGCCGGGGTGCTGTTCATCGTGAAGAACTACACGGGCGACGTGCTCAACTTCGACATGGCGGCCGAACTCGCCGAGGACGAGGGCATCCAGGTCGCCAAGGTACTGGTCGACGACGACGTGGCGGTCACCGACAGCCTGTACACGGCGGGCCGGCGCGGCACGGGCGCGACCCTGTTCGTGGAGAAGATCGCCGGGGCCGCCGCGGAGGAGGGGCAGCCGTTGGAGCAGGTGGAGGCGGTGGCCCGGCAGGTCAACGAGAACTCCCGCAGTTTCGGCGTCGCGCTCAGCGCGTGCACCACGCCCGCCAAGGGCACCCCCACCTTCGACCTGCCGGCCGGTGAGCTGGAGCTGGGGATCGGTATCCACGGCGAGCCGGGCCGGGAGCGGCGGGCGATGATGACCTCGCGGGAGATCGCCGACTTCTCGGTCGGCGCGATCCTGGACGACTTCGGTCCGCGCAATCCGGTCCTGGTCCTCGTCAACGGCCTGGGCTCCACCCCGCTGCTGGAGCTGTACGGCTTCAACGCCGAGGTGCAGCGGGTGCTCGCCGAGCGCGGGGTCGCGGTCGCCCGCACCCTCGTCGGCAACTACGTCACCTCCCTCGACATGGCCGGCGCCTCGGTCACCCTGTGCCAGATCGACGAGGAGCTGCTGCGCCTGTGGGACGCCCCGGTGAAGACGCCGGGCCTGCGCTGGGGCGTGTGAACCGGCGGCAGGCGCTCACCACGTACCGACCACGCAAGGAGATCCAGTGCTCGACGCCGACTTCTTCCGCCGTTGGATGACGGCGACCGCCGCGTCCGTCGACCGTGAGGCGGAACGGCTCACCTCGCTCGACTCGGCCATCGGGGACGCCGACCACGGCACCAATCTGCGGCGCGGGTTCACCGCGGTCACCGCGACCCTGGAGAAGGAGGCGCCCGGCACACCGGGTGCGGTCCTCACGCTCGCCGGCCGCACGCTCATCTCGACCGTCGGCGGTGCGTCCGGCCCGCTCTACGGGACGCTGCTGCGCCGCACCGGCAAGGCCCTCGGGGACGCCGGGGAGGTCGGCGAGGAACGGTTCGCCGAGGCGCTGCGGGCCGGGGTGGACGCGGTCAGGACGCTCGGCGGTGCCGCACCCGGCGACAAGACCATGATCGACGCGCTGGTGCCGGCCGTCGACGCGCTCGGCGACGGCTTCGCCGCGGCACGGGCCGCCGCCGAGGAGGGTGCCCTGGCGACCACGCCCTTGCGGGCCCGCAAGGGCAGGGCGAGCTACCTCGGGGAACGCAGCGTCGGACACCAGGATCCGGGTGCCACCTCGGCCTCGCTGCTGATCGCGGCGCTCTCCGCGGCCCAGGAGGTGTCCGGTGAGTGACGAGAGGCTGGTCGGGATCGTGCTGGTGTCGCACAGCGCGGAGGTCGCCGCGTCGGTCGCCGAGCTGGCGAAGGGCCTCGCGGGCGGCGGTACGGCGGTGCCCGTCGCCCCGGCGGGCGGCACCGGGGGCGGCGGGCTCGGGACCAGCGCGGAGCTGATCGCCGCCGCGGCCGCCTCCGTCGACCGGGGTGCCGGAGTCGCCGTCCTCACCGACCTGGGCAGCTCGGTGCTCACCGTGAAGGCCCTGCTCGCCGAGGGCGACGAACTCCCGGCCGGCACCCGCCTGGTGGACGCCCCGTTCGTCGAGGGCGCGGTGGCCGCGGTGGTCACGGCGTCCACCGGGGCCGACCTCGCGGCGGTGGAGGCGGCGGCCGCGGAGGCGTACACGTACCGGAAGGTGTGAGACCCGCTCCTGGAGGCGGCCGCTGACTGAACCCCTGGCGGCCGCTGACTGGACCCTGGCGGCCGGCTGCCTGAACCCCTGGCGGCCGCTATCTGAGCCCTTCCGCCGCGACGGCGAGCGCCGAGCGCAGGGTCGCCC carries:
- a CDS encoding four-helix bundle copper-binding protein, which encodes MTTTTSQQELFQFLEDRFACAQACTECARACALRASLVDPDGTEQQELVRRKGIMCAEVCDATCRVLSEQNRLDEEGIRVQLEWCRSVCLESAHVFDQYPGAEDSAKACRECAQACSDFMATLV
- a CDS encoding PPOX class F420-dependent oxidoreductase; the encoded protein is MSKPPLPDEAVELLRRPNPCVMATLRSDGTPVSAATWYLWDDGRVLVNLDEGRVRLRHLRRDPRVTLTVLDGDDWYTHVTLIGRVVELHDDEGLADIDRISGHYTGRPYPERARARVSAWIEIDRWHGWGAHRDSDQAAT
- the dhaK gene encoding dihydroxyacetone kinase subunit DhaK, with translation MRMLINVPETVVADALRGVAAAHPELTVDVENRVIVRRDAPVAGKVGLISGGGSGHEPLHGGFVGPGMLSAACPGEVFTSPVPDQMVRAAAAVDSGAGVLFIVKNYTGDVLNFDMAAELAEDEGIQVAKVLVDDDVAVTDSLYTAGRRGTGATLFVEKIAGAAAEEGQPLEQVEAVARQVNENSRSFGVALSACTTPAKGTPTFDLPAGELELGIGIHGEPGRERRAMMTSREIADFSVGAILDDFGPRNPVLVLVNGLGSTPLLELYGFNAEVQRVLAERGVAVARTLVGNYVTSLDMAGASVTLCQIDEELLRLWDAPVKTPGLRWGV
- the dhaL gene encoding dihydroxyacetone kinase subunit DhaL, whose protein sequence is MLDADFFRRWMTATAASVDREAERLTSLDSAIGDADHGTNLRRGFTAVTATLEKEAPGTPGAVLTLAGRTLISTVGGASGPLYGTLLRRTGKALGDAGEVGEERFAEALRAGVDAVRTLGGAAPGDKTMIDALVPAVDALGDGFAAARAAAEEGALATTPLRARKGRASYLGERSVGHQDPGATSASLLIAALSAAQEVSGE
- a CDS encoding PTS fructose transporter subunit IIA, with translation MSDERLVGIVLVSHSAEVAASVAELAKGLAGGGTAVPVAPAGGTGGGGLGTSAELIAAAAASVDRGAGVAVLTDLGSSVLTVKALLAEGDELPAGTRLVDAPFVEGAVAAVVTASTGADLAAVEAAAAEAYTYRKV
- a CDS encoding DUF6479 family protein, which gives rise to MNSAWMDIAAGTGAGAGGLIVAGVVVVAVLIGAFFLGVRVKRREPPRPTAAEQPRPPEGGPVREVREHREADEMPQTDHRLTPHELHEHGNAGTRTGAPEERPRWDEGSSGSFGSGGPGGR
- a CDS encoding acyl-CoA dehydrogenase family protein; this encodes MHLDHTPEQQRLRTELRAYFAALVPDNAHARFTDRAAQKRFYRATVRRLGEDGWLGVGWPKEYGGRGLSAMEQFIFFDEAAQAGVPLPLMALNTVGPTIMRYGTEEQKASFLPRILSGEIDFAIGYSEPDAGTDLASLRTRAVRDGDEYVVNGQKIWTTNGDTADWVWLAVRTDPGAPPHKGITMLLMPTTDPGYSCTVINTLASHDTTASYYENVRVPVSHRVGEENQGWRLITNQLNHERVTLAAHGTMAIRALHDVQRWAMETKLADGRRVVDLSWVRRLLARTHTRLDALKLLNWQMVNAVENGTLTPQDASAVKVYGSEARRDAFAWLMEIVGAAGALKEGSAGAVLHGELERGYRSAVIFTFGGGNNEIQREIISWIGLGMPRVRR